One Citrus sinensis cultivar Valencia sweet orange chromosome 5, DVS_A1.0, whole genome shotgun sequence genomic window, GTGACCTCACAGACGCTCTTCGGTTttcacatttattataaaatttttccttCGTGATTTGACTATCAGATTTTTCCATGCCTCACACGCTTTGATTTAAGACTAACTAcgaccaattataaatttcataatcctGATTTGATGTTACTAATGGCCCTTCTATTTTTAGTGGCCACCCATTCTCTTGTACAATCACTAttcttaattcaattttttcgtTTCAATCACCAGTTGATCGAAGACTAAAACCGAGCATGCATGAGAAATTCAAAATCGTTGAATATTTTTGCCACTGTTGCtcctctttttcatttttttttttacaactgTTGTCcgtttacttttaatttaataatcacaCCTTTTCTTCGTGCCATTATTATATGTTCATTCATAATTGTAAGTTGTAACACAACTTTGAATAAATGTTTGAATTCATCTTtctagtaataataataataataattgtttgataatataatttgtaaCAGATcgagattaaattttttttatgtaaattaaatttctgcagtcataattaatatatattggtTGATGCATTTaggaaataattataaattactgGATTTCAACGATTATGAAAGTTGTGCAATAGGGCTCGACTCCATAAAATTATCCCTTGCTAGTAGGAAAATGACTTTCTCAAATGTAGCTAGCCTCATAGCGaagcaaaagaagaaaacaaaggaACCTCTTTTATCAAACAATCACGTGAAACCGATTAAATTAGTGGGTAGTAATAATTGGagttaaacaattcaattcgGTTAAATGATACGAGTACGGACTCCGGCAGCCTCTGTCCCGCCGTACCAAAGCCGGCTAATTGAAAGTTATATTATAgaataatgatgataataatacaAAGAAACTATATGTTAAGTACCCCAATTTTAGTGACATAATTGTGTCTTTAACGTTAAATGCCAGTTGTGATTAGGCAATTAGGGGCCCGAGGCAGTAGAgccttctttttaattttcgttGTTGTTGACTCTTGCTTCTTTGTCTCTAATCGATTggcttaatttgtttattgctAGCGGACACGGAGCTCCTAAATTTGATGAATTGGGCTTCACATGATTTGTTCTATATTGGTAAGCCGAAGTTACCCTTTTTGTGGATATTAATAAAGGCATCGATCTTCTTCCGAGGTACGATAGTGAGTCGTATGGgcaatttatataaaagttaaatgaGAAATAATGAAGTGTAACGATTACCGTTGCAGGTGATGTAATTTATGTGATGTCTTGTAAACaattatattcaaatactaaattaattaaatagtattttttatatgtgtgtgtgatAGCAATTCCAAACCCTTAGACATCACAGAATGAATGATACGAGTAAGAGTAATGCTagacattttaaattatttatttaaaaagttattttgaattatataatattcattGATTGGTTATGAAGAATAATAcaattgattcatttaaattttataaagaattattaatcAAGAAATAAATGGCATACGACTTAACATAgaatttaagattaaaaaaaaagaaaattttgattttaagaaCGAGTTTTAAATTcgaagggagaaaaaaaatcagattatTAAGCAGCTCTAACAGTAACTCTAGATGAGGATGCTATTCCTCAAATTTAGTGAAGTCGTGAGCAGAATTTTAATGAGGGTGTGTCATTAagcaaagtaaaaattaattgcttaggattaaaattttgggtacgtaaagaaagagagagagagagaggaagaatTGGGTGGTGAATGATGATTTGCGAGAGTCCCAATAATTGTGCGTCACTGTCTTTTCTTTCACTCTCGAGCCCTGTGCTTCGCTTTCTCCTGGTTGACTCGCTCTGTATCGCTCATTCATTTTCGCCCTGTCCCCGccgattattattactactaatactactcaattttcattcaacatgttTATCGGTGCAACTCGCTCCTCAAAATTGAGTCAAATTCCACATGGATTGGTGCCCCCTCAatcaaaaatatttggtaCTGTTACTACTACCggctaaataatattatttgatttgacaataatgataatacgTGCAAGTTGTTTCACAAGACTGCTGCCAAGATCTTTGAATATTATTCtcttaaaaagaagattttaaaaaaaggaaaaaaaaaaactcattattGTATACTCTATCAAGACGAAAACCTCCTCAGGTTCTTTTCCAATGAGCGTCGAGTGCATGCcctaaaagaagaaaatgggaaGCAATTTGATCTTCAAAGCCCATTGCAATTGTAACTTTTCTTATCTTCTCGTCATTCGTCAAATTGCCACTTTAGcatatgattattattgtattagtATTAGTCCGTAACCCTAAGTCATCATGCAGATAAGATAATCACAGTGCCATCGGTTTGAAATCACATCCAGTCTGAGAATGTAAACATACGAAAGTACGTAATCCTTTCTTCTTGCAAGGGAGGGTGGAACTTTGTTCGGGCATAGGGTTTGAAATCACTAGaccaatttcttttcttttcttttcttgtcccctttttttattttttaaaaaaaagaaaagaaagaaagatacGGGTtttcaaattacattttagcacctgaaattttgtatttttttttagtataactTGCTTaaagttgttgtttctttattaagGCACCGTCGAACCAAATCCGACAAAAAAGCAGCAGGTATACATCCTAGAAATAAATAGAGCGTTTACTTTAAAAGCGAACAGCCCTTTTAAGAGAAGCCTTTACTGTACCAGAATCAGATATATGAAtagtgaattaattaataataatgataataggCGTAAATAATCCTGTCCACAACCAAACCAAGCGATTTCAATACGGATACGAGGATGATACGACACACGTGTCGCGTACAGATACGAATCCGGCGTTTGGTAGCTAAGacggtgggggggggggggggttggcAATGGCGATGTCATGGGAGATTTTATATGTAGGGGTGGGGTCCAGTTTCGAAGGTAGTGTGGGGTCACACTCACACTGGGGCTCGCATGTGCTGGACATGATGagaatttagtttttattattgatagaCTGAAATGATAGAGCGTAGGTTTCCCTTTACGAATATTATTGGTGCATTGGCCGTTACATGACATAATTGTCTCAAGAAAGGCAACAGTACAGAGGTTACAGCGCTCCCTATCACGTGCCTACCACTAACTTTTAGCGTTTAGAGCTTAGGACACACCCAAGCTAAGAATATTGAACTAAAAGCAGCAAGttatttccttaatttttactttatacAATTGATTCGTTCAATTTCGAAATCCTAACCCAATTTCAAGGGAAGCTCGACTAAGGGGGACCCAAGGCTAGGAGCCAAAAGGGTGACAATGGCTGCAGTCAAATGTCTCGGCGCCAAATCTGATCGTGTGTGTAGTCAATCAGGCGAGCAGTCTCTGGAACTTGTACAGCGAACGCCGCAGACGGGACCATCGGGCTCACCGGATCCACGAATGAGCGTGCCCGGAGCTGGATCGCCTTGATCTTGAAGATGTGCCGAGAAAGATCTATCATCTCTGTGCCGTTTTACTGTACAACCCTCGCACATTTTTCACTTCCTTGATTGTATGATGATGGAATAAATAACCATCGTTATTAAAAGATTGCGAGCTTTGATGTCCACCAATTGGCCCAACTTGAGccgaaaattttcatttctacTAAGTGGGCCTGCcatccaaaaaaatttaacagcccaataaaaataaccaagcATTAGTTACAACACGTTATTCGTTcgcattaataaaaataattattgcatGTACcccttggaaaaaaaaaaatattcatgtttTTCATgcatctgaatttttttaaaatttaatacacGTTTGAGtgcatttgaaattgaagttgGACAGTAGTACTAAAATGTTTGATAAACACTAACTGATGTAATTTAGAATCTATATTGACgtgatttttcacttatataataaaaaatttattatatctttaataattttatcaaaattattatttaaaatttatatttactacatattattaattttattttataattataatttttttttcacagcaacTATATCCTAAAAATTACAGCACCTTAATTCCAAACAAAACTTTTGTTTCTTATCTCACTCTCACTAACCTTGCCTGCACTTAAAAtctacataattatttttataaccaTGAAAGCGAGCATAAACTTAAGCTTGCATATAAACAATATATCAAAGCGTAATCCCATAATTAATCATGATGGGACTCCAAGGAATATCCCAACCCCAAAATCGAACTTGGACTTAATTGACGACACCCGAGTCCCACCCCCCATCAGAGCCTACTGCCGCGTAGCCTTTCAACTAATTGGcaccttaattaattaactgtaCCGGTTGATGCTGCGTCCCACAACCAATTTACGACATGTGGTGCTTCAAGTGTTAGATTTGTTGTTAATTTGTCACACACACATTTCTTATTCGGGATTCGGTTCAAGTACTGTCAgatttgtttgttaatttgcattttcttatttcttcattagTAATATTAGGTAAACacgtaaattttgaataaattattttatataaattaatcaacataatatgattattcgaataaaaatatataattttattattcaactATCTATATTATGtcacatcaatttttttttaaggataaaagtaatatttataataatttgtggttatttcattattttttcttcgTAACGCTGATCTctcacattaatttataaagataagattttatttaatcaaataaaattgctGAGTTTTGATAgaacatttattattagtcATTTCATCTTAAACCAGTGAACACCTCCACTTTATTTCTAAGACAGTGGTATATTTGGGAACATTTGAGCTACAAAGCTTCGgatattatcttttattagCAAAATATTACCTAATATATTGCTATCATGGGCAAGGTATATGTCATTGTCTCCGAAAGTAATGTTACACCGCCCAACTAATATCCCAATCAATTATCATCTCATCTAACTTCACATTCACTAATTGGATGGTCCAATCAAgcaaaaagtaattttattagtgataaaattcATATTCCAATAAGTAAATGTCACTTAACGATTGGAATGAAATCATGAAAAGTTTGAGACATTAATTTGGAGGTACAGTATTATtgtataataaattcaaacttgAAATATGTTTTGCatgcccaaaaaaagaaacatattTAAACAATCACATAAGAAACAAATAGACATTTCAAAAGTCGATATATCCAACCTTTTGAATTATGTCGCATTATATCTTCATTATTACTCAAATTAGATACATAAGGAGATCAGTGgactacaaaataaaaaaaaaaaaaaaaaaaagtactcaAATGGAAAACAAGTGGTTAGCTTACGACAATAACATAAGCAACCCATGATGTGGGAAACAACTAAGAGCTGGGTTGTTTTTTATGATTACAAATGTACCAAAAGAGAaatggaaataattaataaatgtagCACAATGACGGGCGAAACGCGGGGCAACGTTGAGTTTTAGAGTCAAAGGAACGCTACTGCAGTACTACTGCCACTAGAAGGAATTTTAAGCTAAATTGATACGAAGAAGAttgtcaaaatcaaaatggttAGGTAATTCATTTGGatgactttttaattttgaatacgGACGGATGGCTAGGGCTTTCATTAGTTGCACATTGGACAGGACATATGTATATGAATTGAATGTCAAAATCAAAGGTTCAGTGCTATGACAAAAATACAAACTGGTATAAATTTGGCAAAATCTTCGAAAGTCGGTGACTGAATcgttaacatatataaaaagtCAAGGATTACAAAACAAGTTTTCGTTTGAATTAGCCTAAACATGAGggaattaaaatccaaatataTAGGGTAAGTAAATTAAATGTAATACAGTTGTCAAATCTCGAAGTTGGAAAAATCTCCAAAACAGTAACCAAGCCGGCAGCAAATAGCATCCAATTGAAGTCGAAGCTACAAACACTCGAAGCAACAAAACAGGTGTCGGGGCCCCTTAGCTTCAACGTCCATTGTTGATTAGTTGTCATTTGTTACCCCCTTGTTAATTTCCTGTAGCAGCTGTTTACACATTCTGTTAAATTCTGTGACGAAACTGTAGCCAGAGATTGGACCACCATGCTCGTCATGTAAGCCAAGAAATGGTTCTGGCCTCTTACTGTGGAAAGCATTGGACCTTTGCTTCATTGCTCGCTCTTGAATCTTTGATAGTTTAGTATTATGGTGTGTTTATTAAAGGATAATTGGAATAGACAAGAATCAAAATGGGTTGGAACGAGAATGATGAATGGAAATCAAAATACAGTTTACTCAATCTTAGACTGAATATGCTTCTATTGAATAATTACTACCCCTCTTGATCCACGATCCTAAAGGATTTTCTTAAAGTGATCGATgacaaattttcaattcttcaatttttcaattctCCAATGTCTAATGATCTAAGATCCACATAAACTCTCCACAGAGATGAAAATTGCAAGTATTAAAATCCTTGAattctttccaaataaaagtttcttttctcttataatttatatgagTAAATATGATATTCTTACCTTACTTGTCTCCCAAGAAATATCTAGAGCATTTAATAAACTTCATGTTTGAACCAACTTCTTATTCTAAATAGATCTTATGTGCCAATTATAGAATATCATCATTAATTGACTTTCTAAATTAGACATCTAATaaatcaagaaataaatattcctaataaattataatctcactaaattagagaattaataaattaatcccagatatgcaataaataaaatttcaatttaactaAACTTGCCATAAGAtgccaactctataaataatggaCTTAACAAAAATGAACTGGACTGTCATTAATGCGTTTACTTTGTATTGGaatcaaaatgaattattttgttatttaaacgcccttaattaattattgttgttatttattataataattatgatgatgatgattattattattattgttattattattgtcaacaacaacaacattattaataacaatatatgcgacaaaaataataataaaatattatatttattatatttatattaataaaatgaaaaatcatcatcatcatcattataactacaaaataaaaaatcaccgACAAGCGACGACAACAGTTTCTTCATCAATAAACAGCAGCGAAGTTTGGAGAGTGGCAACGACAATCGACGGGTAATGTAGACAACTGGCAACGATTAGCAGAGCAAGGATGATGATCTACTTCGCGTGGGACAGTGATGCACAACAATTGGCTCTATTGCATTTGACGATTGGCATGTGACAGTCATGGCCTTTGCTTCTCGTCGGTTGCAAATCGATCTTGCAAAAATCCAATCGCGTTTGACCTTTTTCTGAACTGAGGACAAAATggatattttagattttttgggggtaaaataattattcatgtGACTGGAAGACTGATTTCCACTCCCGTTGGGAATCAGTCTCTCATTTCCCATCCCCAACTACGGTGGGTCTCACGATTCCAATTCTAATTTCCAATTATATTTTGTGAAGTAAATGTTGTCAATAATTCTGATTCCTCAATCTGAGAAGTAAATGCACTATTAATGTATTGTATAGTACCATCTTAGTTAAAGaaagatgaaagaaaaagcaagCATGGATGGATGTCCAATTATTTGGGCTGAAATATGTCGTTCATATTTTTTGAAGTGTTTGTATTTgtgtatttgtattttatttttagatattgcCTAACGTACTCTTGAGTTTAGtctaaagtttttaattttaagtctGATATAAGCCTGTAGTTACGCCCTAGTGACATTGtattattgattattgttAGTCCTTTGAATGAAAGGTATACTATTCCtatcaaggaaaaaaaaaaattcatttgacTGAATGTTGGAAGTTGCAATCTTCAATTCATTCTCGCCCCATGTGAGATTAAGATTGAATCCATTTCTCTTATACACAGTTAGAAAATTTTGCTGACTAATCTACACGACAGTCATAATTTTAAcattctatttaaattaaatacatatttaCAAACGTCATGTCatatattgataataattttgaattatttctAGATTCTATCTGTTTCTAGCTAATCGCTTCCATTATGGTGAAAGAGgcataatttaacaaatacaCCATTACCTATCAGCCTATGTGAATTTATTGGAATTTTGAAGTATATTTCATTATactatgaataaaaaaaaaatgcataatttattctttagaTATTTGTGttaaatcatcaatcataAATACAGAATATTTAACGAGAAAGGTTGGCAGCATCTTTGGTTGGACTCTGACTCCATGCTTGTCGTGCAACTGTTTCGAAATTCATCCTTGCAGCCTCCTTAAGCCATTAATTAGAATCCTTTTTCGTGTTTCTCGTACATATGGTGAGGCCAATAGTGTTGCATATTGTATTTTCAGTTTAGATgtggagtttttttttcagtttacTTGGTTTTGGGAGCGGAGTCGCTGTTTTTCTAATAATGGTAAtgaatttcttaattattatttcatttgttttctttatatatatttttcatcttcgttttttttttggctttgctATAATAGTTTCACGGCTATTTTTAAGGAATAAGGTTTCTTATATCTCCTAATTTGGTGCTTTTGATTTtgcttaataaaattctagCTTAGTCGaggttattaaaaaaaattcacaatattttaacacatTATAGATAAAtgattaaatcataataaattttatataacatttttaaaatatcaagaggtatcgggaaaaaaaaagagaaagtaaataatatgaaGCTAGGAATACTTTTGATATTAAATGAGGATtgtgtaaaaattaatacaatttttaaagaatttatgGGTTTGTACTACATGAAAAGTGGGGCATAACTAAGGTTTTGGTTCACCAaggtttatatataataaagaaattaaaattttaagaggtCAAAATCAAATCGTGTACGCTTGAACAGACGAATAATTAAGTGAAAATATCACTGCCTTATAATTAACATAAGATCGAAAATTCTGTCCTATCAGCAGAATTTTCATTTCAGTAAATACAACTATGTGGttgacaattaataaataaaaaatgaatccaGACCATGCCGGGGggtaagagaaaaaaaaagaaaaaaaaatgcatcatAAGATTGTTCAAAATTCGTACAAGCTGAAATCATGAAATGAGCCTAATAATCCAAGCTCCAGCTAGAGATTACACGTAcgtcaataaataaatataatactacaTGCCCAGAAAACATCCATGCACACACAGTATTATATTAAAACGTCTCCCTTGTCTCCACTCTCACCTATCTTGCTCtataaatttacataattataacCGAGAAAACCCAAACACACCAAAGCAATTTCTCGTAGTATACTACACCAGGATCAAAGAATCCCACCACTGATCATGGCAAAGTTAACCCAGGGATCACAATCCCAAATCGAACTCACGATCCTCCCAACACCCACCATCAGAACAATTGccacaaaaaataatcaacacAGCCTCCCAATCGTCGTTGCGCGGCGAATCAAGGAATCACTAAGATCTATCTTATCCAGATTCCATGCTGGTTATTTTAGAATAAGCTTGTCACTAGGTGGCCAAGCTTTATTATGGAAGACATTAATTGAACCAATTGATGTTGATGATACGGACACTGCACGTCATGTGCTTCGCATGTTCCATCCCACGGCTTTTCTCGCGCTTTGGTTTTTGGCTCTTGTTACTCtcattttactttcttttctttacatCTTAAGATGCTTATTTTTCACTAAGATGGTAAAAGTAGAGTTCTTGAACCATGTAGGAGTTAATTATCTATTTGCTCCCTGGATTTCATGGCTGCTTTTGCTTCAATCAGCACCATTCGTCGCTCCAAAAGAAGTATCATACCTAGTCCTATGGTGGATTTTCGCGGTTCCAGTGGTGGCACTTGATGTGAAGATTTATGGTCAGTGGTTCacgaaaggaaagaaatttttatcGACGGTGGCGAATCCAACAAGTCAGATATCAGTTATTGGGAACTTGGTCGGCGCACAAGCAGCGGCTAACATGGGGTGGAAAGAGTGCGCTGTTTGCTTGTTTTCACTAGGGATGGTGCATTATTTGGTGCTTTTTGTGACTCTTTATCAGCGTTTATCAGGTGGCAATCGGCTGCCGGCTATGCTAAGGCCtgttttcttcttgttctttgcAGCACCGAGCGTGGCCAGCTTGGCTTGGGCGTCAATAGCCGGTGCTTTTGATACAGCCTCAAAGATGCTTTTCttcctttctcttttcttcttcacttcactggtaattttattattaatcaaaaaattatgtattaattAACTAAGGAATTAgaacttttaaatattaggTCTATCTGCacgtaatttaaattattaaaattaaattggaatttaaagacTCAATTAGAACAACTTTATTCGATTTGGTATCAGTTTCATCCACTATTAAAATACACATATAAGATGGCCATGGAAAATGAACGAACCTTTTAAATTGCGGGTAGTGACAAAATACACAtgtagttatatatatatatatatatatgtgtgtattaCTGATTATGAAATCAATAAATCTAATTGCTTCCAAGTATATACAGGTTTGTAGACCAGCACTATTCAAGAGATCAATGAGAAGATTCAACGTGGCGTGGTGGGCTTATTCGTTTCCTCTCACAGTGCTCGCTCTTGCTTCAACTGAATATGCGCAAGAAGTGAAAGGTGGCATTGCAAACGTCTTAATGCTTCTTCTCTCGGCTCTTTCTGCCTTGGTTGCTATTTGTTTGACGGTCTTCAGTTTGCTCAACCCTAAAATGCTTTTACCCGACAACGATCCAATTGCAAGTCTACATATCGACTCCCCTATTTCTTAATTAGTTCCCTCATTCTAAGTAATTAATAGAGTGGTCATTAATTAGggtttctaattaaattaagagaatatgttaataataaattttgagtgGTTCCACCAATTAATGTACTTGTTGGATTAAATTgtgaaagagaaatttttaattaattctgtTGTACTTGTGCATTATCTGTAAGttcacatcaatttgtacatttttttttttttaatctggCAAGTGTTGATCGAGTGTTTACTGGAGCAGACTTATACAGCCAGGATTTTGTAatttggttcaattttttGATAGGCATTCTGAAGCttcaaggaaaagaaaagcgCAATTTGAGTTACGCAAAAGAAATTGACCAAACCACTGGCGAtgccaagaaaaaaaaacattgatgGTTTGGCTCCTTTAGATTAGcaactttcatttttattattgttgtggACGAACCAAAATACTACTTCCCGCTACTGTCTACATTACAACAACATCTCTTCGTGACTGGCTTTGCTGATTCCAACATTGATATGCATCCCTATCTTTAACTGAcgaaacaataaaatcttgTAAATATATTGTATGGAATGAACTGGagagaattttaaattacactAGTGCGTTATAAGCAactgaataaataatatcagaGAGTAAGTGTTGGAATATGATTCGAATTCTTAATAGGACAATATATCGTTTTTACAAcgttatatatattatttatcattcttattattaattaaacggGCTTGTGTGGGGGCATAAAACATTATATATTTTCGTGTTCGGTGCTTTTGGTTGTTTGTATTCTTATATCTTCTTGGTTCTCATTGGCGCGCGACTTCTCTCTCGCTTTTTAATACCTAAATGATCCTTCAATTCCGTTGTCACCCAtctttttcattcataaatacaaatttctttgttttcattcaacaaaattttagcatttgatttaattggcacccATCTTATTCATtcgtaaatataaaattttatccaaacatcttgatttttatttggtgatgtaatatttactatttattatttgatttaaattcaatCACTTGACCTACACCGATTAAAAAAGACAATGATATATTCTGGAACATTGATTTTAGCTAGGTACGTAGTTTCTGACGTTATCTTTTATTAACCAAATATTACCTATATTTATGGTTGCCATAAGCAATGAAGTTAgatataaactaaaaaataaaaaaatatataaatttgaatgCACTATATTTTGTTCGCAttgaaatttgtgtttttttttttttaatcttatctCTTACCTTATTAAACTTAGGGGGCCCTAATTATGATATATAGTGTTAGATTTTCATGCAATGTCTCATGATGTGGATTTAAAATGATGTATATCTGCAATCActtaattcattaaatgaaaaataacgaCCTAGATGTGTTGCAAATTTAATAGCTAGATCAAAATTATGAGATGGTATTTAAGAGGcctaacattaatttatttttaaaaataaacataaacaacaAGAATGACTAAAGAAGCGATTAAACACAATAATGTTGACGTAAAGAAAATAGGTAAATAGATCACAACATTGGATTacacaatatatatatcataaggaataaacataaacaaattACCAACAAGAATGATTCAAGGAGTGATTAAACACAATAATGTTGACATAAAGAAAATAGGTAAATAGATCACAGTATTGAATTacacacaaaaaattaaacaagttgTTAACTAGCTTTTGAAAATAACGTAAGCTAGTCCATCATGTGGGAAACAACTAAGAGCTAGGTACGTACTTgatgattataaaattaagaaaaagaaaacggtGGTAACTAATGAATGTTTGAATTCGGAAAGAACAAACGCAGCACTATCAAATGAAGAGATAGATATCAGCATATCACAACAACGTGAAGATGATGGGCAAAACGCAGAGAATCGTTGAGTGTCGAAGGAGAACCCTACTACTACAAGGAAACCTTTATTGAGCAGATATAAACAAAGCTTgtcaacaaattaaatcaattggATTAGGTATTGAATACGGATGAGCGAGGGCgtttataataattagataTCTATTTATTTGCCAGGACAAGACATTTCACGTGTTGACATCAGATGTTGTCTGCTATGATAAAAATCAAGCTTAAGATTTGGTAAAATCTTGGAAAGTCAGAGAAGTGAATCGTTAGCGTATACAACAAGTCAAGGCTTACAAATTCCGACAAGATGGCGACTTTTGGTTGTCCAAACGAGATTCTTGCCTTGCTAGTTGCAGCCAGTACGTAcctttcaaatttcattagaAGAATCCTACAATTTGGTATGGTCGTTTAAAATTTTCCGCTTAGTTACTCTCggttatttatttcattcatttattctCGGTGAGAATATTAACCTACAAAGGTtgtaaattcaattaatgtaCCAAAATACGGCATTCGTATGCAGTGACCGAATCgatattttagttaatttgcCAAATGGGTAACATAAAAGCAACAAACGAAATATCTGATGTTTAAGAAGAATGAAGGCTTAACAACGTTAACTTAAACAAAACTTGTTCCAACCCCCAATTACTATAACAAAACTAGCTAAGTTCTCTGCTACTACTTTCACCTAGTACTGCCCCACAAAAGAACCGAAGGATATCTCATACCATAATTAAACAAT contains:
- the LOC102624487 gene encoding S-type anion channel SLAH4-like isoform X1, translated to MAKLTQGSQSQIELTILPTPTIRTIATKNNQHSLPIVVARRIKESLRSILSRFHAGYFRISLSLGGQALLWKTLIEPIDVDDTDTARHVLRMFHPTAFLALWFLALVTLILLSFLYILRCLFFTKMVKVEFLNHVGVNYLFAPWISWLLLLQSAPFVAPKEVSYLVLWWIFAVPVVALDVKIYGQWFTKGKKFLSTVANPTSQISVIGNLVGAQAAANMGWKECAVCLFSLGMVHYLVLFVTLYQRLSGGNRLPAMLRPVFFLFFAAPSVASLAWASIAGAFDTASKMLFFLSLFFFTSLVCRPALFKRSMRRFNVAWWAYSFPLTVLALASTEYAQEVKGGIANVLMLLLSALSALVAICLTVFSLLNPKMLLPDNDPIASLHIDSPIS
- the LOC102624487 gene encoding S-type anion channel SLAH1-like isoform X2, which produces MLMIRTLHVMCFACSIPRLFSRFGVNYLFAPWISWLLLLQSAPFVAPKEVSYLVLWWIFAVPVVALDVKIYGQWFTKGKKFLSTVANPTSQISVIGNLVGAQAAANMGWKECAVCLFSLGMVHYLVLFVTLYQRLSGGNRLPAMLRPVFFLFFAAPSVASLAWASIAGAFDTASKMLFFLSLFFFTSLVCRPALFKRSMRRFNVAWWAYSFPLTVLALASTEYAQEVKGGIANVLMLLLSALSALVAICLTVFSLLNPKMLLPDNDPIASLHIDSPIS